One Osmerus mordax isolate fOsmMor3 chromosome 26, fOsmMor3.pri, whole genome shotgun sequence DNA segment encodes these proteins:
- the nit2 gene encoding omega-amidase NIT2, which translates to MSALAKAMSKFRLAVVQLHVTKVKADNLSKARGLIKEAASQGAKVVVLPECFNSPYGTGFFPEYAEKIPGVSTQVLSEAAKESGVYLVGGSIPEEDEGKLYNTCAVFGPDGSLLLKHRKIHLFDIDVPGKIRFQESETLSPGSGLSVFDTPYCKVGVGICYDIRFAELAQLYAKKGCQLLVYPGAFNMTTGPAHWELLQRGRAVDNQVYVATASPARDEMASYVAWGHSSVVNPWGEVISKAGAEETVVYADIDLQYLADVRQQIPITAQRRGDLYSVNAVQEG; encoded by the exons ATGTCTGCTTTGGCTAAAGCAATGTCGA AGTTTCGCTTGGCAGTGGTTCAGCTGCACGTCACCAAGGTGAAGGCTGACAATCTGTCCAAGGCTCGCGGCTTGATCAAGGAGGCAGCCTCTCAGGGCGCTAAAGTGGTGGTTTTACCT GAGTGCTTCAATTCCCCTTACGGAACTGGCTTTTTCCCTGAATATGCGGAGAAGATCCCAGGAGTGTCCACACAGGTGTTGTCGGAAGCAGCCAAGGAGAGTGGGGTGTATCTggtaggag GCTCCATCCcagaagaggatgaggggaagCTGTATAACACCTGCGCAGTATTCGGCCCTGATGGAAGCTTGTTGCTCAAGCACAGAAAG ATTCACCTCTTCGACATCGATGTTCCCGGGAAAATCCGCTTCCAGGAGTCGGAGACGCTCAGCCCTGGAAGCGGCCTATCGGTGTTCGACACAC CGTACTGTAAGGTCGGTGTTGGGATCTGCTACGACATTAGGTTTGCAGAGCTCGCACAGCTCTACGCTAAGAAAG GCTGTCAGCTGTTGGTATATCCCGGCGCCTTCAACATGACTACAGGACCGGCTCATTGGGAGCTGTTACAGAGGGGGAG GGCAGTTGATAACCAGGTTTATGTGGCCACGGCCTCTCCTGCTCGGGATGAGATGGCTTCTTATGTAGCCTGGGGTCACAGCTCTGTGGTAAACCCGTG GGGTGAGGTGATCAGTaaggctggggcagaggagaCCGTTGTTTACGCTGACATCG ACCTGCAGTACTTGGCGGACGTCCGTCAGCAGATCCCCATCACAGCCCAGCGCCGTGGCGACCTGTACTCCGTCAACGCAGTGCAAGAGGGCTGA
- the LOC136936066 gene encoding ICOS ligand-like produces MSALWRTGFFLGVMRFSSPSGEECVQAIIGEPVVLPCIYDGALPLSALNFSAEWRRANDVVHRSVWGGGSQDKWTVSSRNSTRVSETAPQTGDFSLQLSMVVPADSNTYSLYLTFPGGNHSSPVCTVCLWTAASFSFPLLLREDAGEGDETRFLCHSRGGFPKPAVRWRINETVRPPEGSVRTDFALLPESQLYNITSLLVVNISQDVSVSCSIENPSMNETLTSISNGVQPSPVVGRATEALWVFSTALCVVVSAMVLAAIAYQIQQDRAHKDQNTEMGLRESFEDEPETWMVKEEVMDPLTETNL; encoded by the exons CCTCGGCGTCATGAGATTCAGTTCACCTTCAG GTGAAGAATGTGTCCAGGCCATTATCGGAGAGCCGGTGGTACTTCCGTGTATCTATGACGGAGCACTCCCGCTAAGCGCTCTGAACTTTTCGGCTGAATGGAGGAGAGCCAACGACGTGGTCCACAGGtcggtctggggaggggggagccagGATAAATGGACAGTGTCTAGCAGAAACAGCACCCGAGTCTCAGAAACGGCTCCGCAGACAGGCGACTTCTCCCTGCAGTTGTCCATGGTGGTCCCGGCAGATTCAAACACCTACAGCCTGTACCTCACATTCCCTGGGGGGAACCACAGTTCTCCGGTGTGCACGGTGTGTCTGTGGACCGCAG cCAGTTTCTCGTTTCCGCTACTGCTGAGGGAGGATGCGGGGGAAGGGGACGAGACGCGTTTCTTGTGTCACTCTAGAGGAGGTTTCCCCAAACCTGCTGTGCGCTGGCGGATCAACGAGACCGTGCGGCCTCCCGAGGGCTCAGTCAGGACAGACTTTGCGCTTCTCCCCGAGTCTCAGCTCTACAACATCACCAGTCTTCTGGTTGTCAACATTTCACAGGACGTTAGCGTGTCATGTAGCATAGAAAACCCGTCCATGAACGAGACCTTAACTTCCATCAGCA ATGGGGTCCAGCCAAGCCCTGTGGTGGGGAGAGCCACTGAGGCCTTGTGGGTATTCagcacagctctctgtgtggtgGTGTCAGCCATGGTGTTGGCTGCCATAGCCTACCAGATCCAACAGGACAGGGCCCACAAAGACCAGAACACAGAAATGG GGTTGAGGGAGAGCTTTGAAGATGAACCAGAGACTTGGATGGTgaaagaggaagtgatggaCCCTCTAACTGAGACCAACCTGTGA